The following coding sequences lie in one Allochromatium vinosum DSM 180 genomic window:
- a CDS encoding cation-translocating P-type ATPase — protein MTTPAQIHEVPASAVFTLLRGRPDGLNPAEVESRRRELGPNRLRPPSRWRWARLLAKHAFNFFSLLLDLAAGVCFVADAIQPGEGMGLLGWALLGVSVLNILFAFAQEMRAEQAMEALKRFLPQQVRVRRAGVECQVLAEELVPGDVLRVGEGDRIAADARLVESEDLLVNNAPLTGESRSQALRTTAAKGRLIESPNILFAGCGVLRGRGTAVVFATGHRTELGKIAALSRDVRRAPSPLQRETGRMVRVLTLIAVVMGLIFFAYGVASGRSLWINIVFMLGIIVANVPEGLLPTFTLALSMASLRLAHKQVLVKNLEAVESLGAVHVICTDKTGTLTLNRLAISDLVDPVSGASMDTPDGRRGLLEAALIASELRPATSQEAGAPCWSGDPLDVALAAYHAEQIGPPERLLAETRRHFPFDLARRREAGVFAEGDEILFAIKGAWESLRPLIGQIQDGAGQHHVADDQTLAVCDRAVHRLSSQGRRVIAVAARRLERLPDPKAPEESLERGLVLRGLIALDDPIRPEVPAAVSRCQGAGIQVVLITGDHPDTAEAVARACGILRPDEPAARRVLHGEELERLREHRLVERLREGVAVFARTTPEQKMKIVLALKRLGRVVAMTGDGVNDSPALKAADVGIAMGASGTDVAREAADIVLLDDNFASITAGVEEGRAVFANMRRFTTYVLASNVPEIAPFLLYILLPVPLALTVIQILSIDLGTDLLPAIGLGQEPPERDLMRQPPRRRDERLLSWPLMRTAYLFLGLIQAAFSLVLFFLVLHQGGWQWGQELAETAPLYQSATGLTLAAIMLMQVGNVIARRSEHGSGLDRGLFANRLILLGIAVEILLSWAVLYFEPIRSVLHTGPVELWVYALAWLGIPLVFGLDGVRKFMGKRHGRTVG, from the coding sequence ATGACGACACCGGCCCAGATCCATGAAGTACCGGCCTCTGCGGTCTTCACCCTGCTGCGCGGCCGTCCCGATGGACTCAATCCCGCCGAGGTCGAGTCACGCCGCCGCGAGCTCGGTCCAAACCGGCTGCGTCCGCCCTCGCGCTGGCGCTGGGCGCGGCTCCTGGCCAAGCATGCCTTCAACTTCTTCAGCCTGCTCTTGGATCTGGCGGCCGGCGTCTGTTTCGTCGCCGATGCCATCCAGCCGGGCGAGGGCATGGGGCTGCTCGGCTGGGCGTTGCTCGGGGTCTCGGTGCTCAATATTCTCTTCGCCTTCGCCCAGGAGATGCGCGCCGAGCAGGCGATGGAGGCGCTGAAGCGCTTCCTGCCGCAACAGGTGCGCGTGCGGCGCGCGGGCGTCGAGTGTCAGGTACTGGCCGAAGAACTGGTGCCGGGCGACGTGCTGCGGGTCGGGGAGGGCGATCGCATCGCCGCCGATGCGCGTCTGGTCGAGAGCGAGGATCTGCTGGTCAACAATGCCCCGCTGACCGGCGAGTCACGCTCGCAGGCGCTGCGGACCACGGCGGCCAAAGGGCGTCTGATCGAGAGTCCGAACATCCTGTTCGCCGGCTGCGGCGTGCTGCGCGGGCGGGGCACGGCCGTGGTCTTCGCCACCGGACATCGCACCGAGCTGGGCAAGATCGCCGCCCTCTCGCGTGACGTGCGCCGCGCGCCTTCGCCGCTGCAACGCGAGACCGGTCGCATGGTGCGGGTGCTGACCCTGATCGCGGTCGTCATGGGCCTGATCTTCTTCGCCTATGGCGTGGCGAGCGGGCGTTCGCTGTGGATCAACATCGTCTTCATGCTCGGCATCATCGTCGCCAACGTGCCCGAGGGGCTGCTGCCGACCTTCACCCTGGCCCTGTCGATGGCCAGTCTGCGTCTGGCGCACAAACAGGTGCTGGTCAAGAACCTGGAAGCGGTCGAGTCGCTGGGCGCGGTCCATGTGATCTGTACCGACAAGACCGGGACGTTGACGCTCAACCGGCTGGCGATCTCGGATCTGGTCGATCCGGTGAGCGGCGCATCCATGGACACCCCGGATGGACGGCGCGGTCTGCTCGAAGCGGCGCTGATCGCCTCTGAACTCCGTCCGGCGACGAGTCAGGAAGCAGGAGCGCCCTGCTGGTCGGGCGATCCGCTGGACGTGGCGCTCGCCGCGTACCATGCCGAACAGATCGGCCCGCCCGAGCGTCTGCTGGCCGAGACACGCCGTCACTTCCCCTTCGATCTGGCGCGGCGGCGCGAGGCCGGGGTCTTCGCCGAGGGTGATGAGATCCTGTTCGCGATCAAAGGGGCTTGGGAGTCGCTGCGTCCGCTGATCGGCCAGATCCAGGATGGCGCGGGTCAGCACCATGTCGCTGACGATCAGACGCTGGCCGTTTGTGACAGGGCCGTGCACCGGCTCTCGTCCCAGGGCCGGCGTGTCATCGCGGTGGCCGCGCGCCGGCTCGAACGTCTGCCCGATCCCAAGGCCCCGGAGGAATCGCTCGAACGCGGTCTGGTGCTGCGCGGCCTGATCGCGCTCGACGATCCGATTCGGCCCGAGGTGCCGGCGGCCGTGAGCCGCTGTCAGGGGGCCGGCATCCAGGTCGTGCTCATCACCGGCGATCATCCGGACACCGCCGAAGCCGTGGCGCGCGCCTGCGGTATTCTGCGCCCGGACGAACCGGCCGCGCGGCGGGTTCTGCATGGCGAGGAACTGGAACGTCTGCGCGAACACCGGCTCGTCGAACGTCTGCGCGAGGGCGTGGCGGTGTTCGCCCGCACCACGCCCGAGCAGAAGATGAAGATCGTGCTCGCGCTCAAGCGTCTGGGGCGGGTGGTGGCCATGACCGGCGATGGGGTCAACGACAGTCCGGCGCTCAAGGCCGCCGATGTCGGCATCGCCATGGGCGCGAGCGGGACCGATGTCGCGCGTGAGGCCGCCGACATCGTGCTGCTCGACGACAACTTCGCCTCGATCACGGCCGGGGTCGAGGAGGGGCGGGCAGTGTTTGCCAACATGCGCCGCTTCACCACCTATGTGCTCGCCAGCAACGTCCCCGAGATCGCCCCCTTCCTGCTCTATATCCTGCTGCCGGTGCCGCTGGCTCTGACTGTGATTCAGATCCTGTCGATCGACCTCGGGACCGATCTGCTGCCGGCCATCGGTCTGGGGCAGGAACCGCCCGAGCGCGATCTCATGCGCCAGCCACCGCGCCGGCGCGACGAGCGGCTGCTGTCATGGCCGCTGATGCGTACGGCCTATCTGTTCCTGGGGCTGATCCAGGCCGCCTTCTCGCTGGTGCTGTTCTTCCTGGTGTTGCATCAAGGCGGTTGGCAATGGGGACAGGAACTGGCCGAGACCGCGCCGCTCTATCAGTCGGCGACCGGCCTCACCCTGGCCGCGATCATGTTGATGCAGGTCGGCAACGTCATCGCGCGTCGTTCCGAACACGGCAGCGGACTCGATCGGGGACTCTTCGCCAACCGACTGATCCTGCTCGGCATCGCGGTCGAGATCCTGCTGTCCTGGGCCGTGCTGTACTTCGAGCCGATACGCTCCGTGCTGCACACCGGCCCCGTCGAACTCTGGGTCTATGCGCTGGCCTGGCTCGGTATTCCGCTCGTCTTCGGCTTGGATGGAGTGCGTAAATTTATGGGGAAACGGCACGGCCGGACGGTCGGCTGA
- a CDS encoding biliverdin-producing heme oxygenase, with protein sequence MPSPEFRSTSRPPEIDLAIALRRATAGIHAEIEHLPLMSRLTSETVTLDDYRYYLRAILAIHAPLEQTLYARLDASVNERLGVRPKLPALLNDLDEQGLKYNMAVLTVTPAIALPNDLSATIGGLYVLEGATLGGRTIARHLRRLIGEPLGSTRFLDFHGQQTSASWKAFTGALNTLAAQHTLVPDRVIAGALAVFDHVYKRLESSGGA encoded by the coding sequence ATGCCGTCTCCCGAATTCCGCTCCACGTCACGCCCCCCTGAGATCGATCTGGCCATTGCCCTGCGCCGCGCCACGGCCGGCATCCATGCTGAGATCGAACATTTGCCGCTGATGTCGCGTCTGACCTCGGAGACGGTGACGCTCGATGACTATCGATACTATCTGCGCGCTATCCTGGCCATCCATGCCCCGCTGGAACAGACGCTCTACGCCCGGCTCGATGCGTCCGTCAACGAGCGACTCGGCGTTCGCCCCAAGCTGCCGGCTCTGCTCAACGATTTGGATGAACAGGGTCTGAAATACAACATGGCGGTCTTGACGGTTACGCCGGCCATCGCACTTCCAAACGATCTCAGCGCCACCATTGGCGGACTCTATGTCCTGGAGGGCGCCACACTCGGCGGCCGGACGATCGCCCGTCATCTGCGCCGTCTCATCGGTGAACCACTGGGTTCGACGCGCTTCCTCGACTTCCACGGCCAACAGACATCGGCGTCCTGGAAAGCGTTCACCGGGGCGCTCAATACACTCGCCGCACAACACACGCTGGTCCCGGATCGCGTGATCGCGGGAGCCCTGGCGGTGTTCGACCACGTCTACAAACGCCTCGAATCGTCCGGCGGCGCTTGA
- a CDS encoding GAF domain-containing protein yields MSESLAPGFLAECEREQLHRVQSIQPWGCLLGGRSGDPVIRFASANLEEWTGWTPDSVLGRVLTERLPDFPPKTELADIAGAPDAWMHASAGKRLYPNLLSGPHGALDGLLSCNEHTWLLELEVALPAGQHGEAYRPVPHRLYRMPYSERDWASHCQYLADELRTATGFERVMIYRFRDDGCGEVISESLEEGRPPYLGLRYPASDIPLIARNLYRLNSHRQIPDIQVGSVPVLSLDAGEVADLTLSDLRAVSPVHLEYLKNMGVTASLSFSVLIAGELWGLIACHHSQPRHLPLPVRLRCAEMTQVFTLAISGYQSTQRLMDLNESDQEILALLSALHLAEDERDLVVELQDGRANLADKTLGQVLLSLARATGAALVDDHTIVTFGRPPEAADIRALVDWLGETVPDPIFATDRLSSLFPEAMHYAEQASGLLAVRVDGYRETGDRWFLWWRPEQPHSVYWAGDPRKSALFDEQRQVLSPRSSFARWVETTARQSEPWSEADRLRAKKFRSLILHDINAHLLGR; encoded by the coding sequence ATGAGCGAATCCCTAGCCCCGGGCTTCCTGGCCGAATGCGAGCGTGAGCAGCTTCATCGGGTGCAGTCTATCCAACCTTGGGGCTGTCTGCTAGGCGGGCGGTCAGGCGATCCGGTCATTCGTTTCGCCAGCGCCAACCTGGAGGAGTGGACCGGCTGGACACCCGATTCGGTCCTCGGTCGTGTGCTCACCGAGCGCTTGCCGGACTTTCCGCCCAAGACCGAACTGGCCGACATCGCCGGTGCGCCCGATGCCTGGATGCACGCCTCGGCCGGCAAGCGCCTCTATCCGAACCTCCTGTCGGGGCCGCATGGCGCACTCGATGGTCTGCTCTCCTGCAACGAACACACCTGGCTGCTGGAGTTGGAAGTCGCATTGCCCGCCGGTCAGCACGGCGAAGCCTACCGCCCCGTCCCGCATCGCCTCTATCGGATGCCGTACTCCGAGCGCGACTGGGCGAGCCACTGTCAGTATCTGGCCGACGAGTTGCGAACCGCGACCGGCTTCGAGCGGGTCATGATCTACCGTTTTCGGGACGATGGCTGCGGTGAGGTCATCTCGGAGAGTCTGGAGGAGGGGCGGCCGCCCTATCTGGGTCTGCGGTATCCGGCCTCCGACATCCCCCTGATCGCGCGCAACCTCTATCGGCTCAATTCCCATCGTCAGATCCCGGACATTCAGGTGGGCAGCGTCCCCGTCCTGAGCCTCGACGCCGGCGAGGTCGCCGACCTCACGCTCTCGGACCTGCGCGCCGTCTCGCCGGTGCATCTCGAATACCTCAAGAACATGGGCGTCACCGCCTCGCTGTCGTTCTCGGTGCTCATCGCCGGTGAGCTGTGGGGACTGATCGCCTGTCACCATTCGCAGCCGCGCCATTTGCCGCTGCCGGTGCGGCTGCGCTGCGCCGAGATGACCCAGGTGTTCACGCTCGCCATTTCCGGCTACCAGAGCACGCAGCGCCTGATGGATCTCAACGAGAGCGATCAGGAGATCCTGGCCCTGCTGTCGGCGCTGCATCTGGCGGAAGACGAACGCGATCTGGTCGTGGAACTACAGGACGGGCGGGCCAATCTGGCCGACAAGACGCTCGGACAGGTGCTGCTGTCGCTGGCGCGCGCCACGGGCGCGGCACTGGTCGACGACCACACCATCGTGACCTTCGGCCGTCCCCCGGAAGCCGCCGACATCCGCGCCCTGGTCGACTGGCTGGGCGAGACGGTCCCCGATCCGATCTTTGCCACCGACCGGCTCTCATCACTGTTCCCGGAAGCCATGCACTATGCCGAGCAGGCCAGCGGCCTGCTGGCGGTACGTGTCGACGGCTATCGCGAGACCGGCGACCGCTGGTTCCTGTGGTGGCGTCCCGAGCAGCCGCACAGCGTCTACTGGGCCGGCGACCCGCGCAAGAGCGCGCTCTTCGACGAACAGCGTCAGGTGCTCTCGCCGCGTTCGTCCTTCGCGCGCTGGGTGGAGACCACGGCGCGCCAGTCCGAACCCTGGAGCGAGGCCGATCGGCTGCGCGCCAAGAAGTTCCGCAGCCTGATACTGCACGACATCAACGCGCATCTCCTGGGGCGTTAG
- a CDS encoding V-type ATP synthase subunit D, with protein MGQQLIKVPPTKNTLLKLKKQVRFLEDGHDLLERKRELLTRLVYERIGEYRRLRAESERALAEAYRCLAITHLRMGSRAIRQASLGVEPALQVDILPRRALGVEYPAVTSERLPLKPVGLLGTDVSFDTTRDHLAEAAVQLARLSEVEIALHRLLEEQRKAQKRVNALKYNIIPRYHRTIRFIQSSLEEEERNTLFQVKLLRGQAR; from the coding sequence ATGGGACAGCAACTGATCAAGGTTCCGCCGACCAAGAACACCCTGCTCAAGCTCAAGAAGCAGGTCCGGTTCCTGGAGGACGGTCACGACCTGCTGGAGCGCAAGCGCGAGCTGCTCACGCGCCTGGTCTATGAGCGCATCGGTGAATATCGCCGGCTGCGCGCCGAGTCCGAACGCGCACTGGCCGAGGCGTACCGCTGTCTGGCCATCACCCATCTGCGCATGGGCAGCCGCGCCATCCGTCAGGCATCGCTCGGCGTGGAGCCGGCCCTACAGGTCGACATCCTGCCGCGCCGGGCGCTCGGAGTGGAATATCCGGCCGTGACGAGCGAGCGCCTGCCGCTCAAGCCGGTGGGACTGCTGGGGACGGACGTGAGCTTCGACACCACGCGCGATCATCTGGCCGAGGCCGCCGTGCAGCTCGCGCGGCTCTCGGAGGTCGAGATCGCGCTCCATCGTCTGCTCGAAGAACAGCGCAAGGCTCAGAAGCGGGTCAATGCGCTCAAGTACAACATCATCCCGCGCTATCACCGCACCATCCGCTTCATCCAGTCCTCGCTGGAGGAAGAGGAGCGCAACACGCTGTTCCAGGTCAAGCTGCTGCGCGGTCAGGCGCGCTAA
- a CDS encoding YkgJ family cysteine cluster protein, translating into MATPALEPVPETAVQERAPEVGGVLTTLVPDSRITCDDCAAACCKLEVVCLTETGVPRHFTTRDAWGAVVMERLDDGWCAALDRDTLLCRIYAQRPLLCREFEMGGPDCLAEREAAWDSN; encoded by the coding sequence ATGGCCACGCCAGCGCTGGAGCCTGTTCCCGAGACCGCCGTGCAGGAGCGCGCGCCCGAAGTCGGCGGCGTCCTGACAACCTTGGTGCCGGACTCCCGGATCACCTGCGACGACTGCGCGGCGGCCTGCTGCAAGCTCGAAGTCGTGTGCCTGACCGAGACCGGGGTGCCGCGTCACTTCACCACGCGCGATGCCTGGGGCGCGGTCGTCATGGAGCGTCTGGACGACGGCTGGTGCGCGGCGCTCGACCGCGACACCCTGCTCTGCCGCATCTATGCGCAACGGCCGCTGCTGTGCCGCGAGTTCGAGATGGGCGGTCCCGATTGTCTCGCCGAGCGGGAGGCCGCATGGGACAGCAACTGA
- a CDS encoding V-type ATP synthase subunit B — protein sequence MSIKEYRTAVEARGGLLVVRHTPNVAFGDRVRIEDHAGHIRNGQVIRAADDEVLILVFEGTEDLDLENTWVRFLDEPIEIALSPEILGREFDGLGVPRDGRPPVLSSLRRAVGGSAINPAARTYPREFIQTGISTIDGLNSLVRGQKLPIFSGSGLPHNRLAAQIVRQAKLVDESSSFSIVFAAMGVSYADAKFFRDEFANSGVLRNVVMFVNLADDPPVERLTLPRTALTAAEYLAYDLDRHVLVVLTDMTNYAEALREVATAKGDVPARKGYPGYLYSDLAELYERCGRIHERHGSITMMPVVSMPSDDITHPIPDLTGYITEGQIVLSRELHNQGIYPPVNISPSLSRLMKDGIGKDDTREDHPRVAAQLYALYARAQETRNLASIIGADELSERDRRYLTFADAFDQRFVGQDENEDRSIEATLNLAWELMSAFPRDMLTRLKETDLAKYYRETD from the coding sequence ATGAGCATCAAGGAATACCGCACCGCCGTCGAGGCCCGAGGCGGCCTGCTGGTGGTCAGACACACCCCCAACGTCGCCTTCGGCGACCGGGTTCGTATCGAAGACCACGCCGGCCACATCCGCAACGGCCAGGTCATCCGCGCCGCCGATGACGAGGTGCTGATCCTGGTCTTCGAGGGCACCGAGGATCTGGACCTGGAAAACACCTGGGTCCGCTTCCTCGACGAACCGATCGAAATCGCCCTCTCCCCCGAAATCCTCGGGCGCGAATTCGACGGACTCGGCGTCCCGCGCGACGGCCGCCCGCCTGTCCTCTCCAGTCTGCGCCGCGCGGTCGGCGGCTCGGCCATCAACCCGGCCGCGCGCACCTATCCGCGCGAGTTCATCCAGACCGGCATCTCGACTATCGACGGACTCAACTCACTGGTGCGCGGCCAGAAACTGCCGATCTTCTCCGGCTCGGGTCTGCCGCACAACCGGCTCGCGGCCCAGATCGTGCGTCAGGCCAAGCTGGTCGACGAATCCTCCAGCTTCTCGATCGTCTTCGCCGCCATGGGCGTCTCCTACGCCGACGCCAAGTTCTTCCGCGACGAGTTCGCCAACTCGGGCGTACTGCGCAACGTGGTGATGTTCGTCAATCTGGCCGACGACCCGCCGGTCGAGCGCCTGACGCTGCCGCGCACCGCGCTCACCGCCGCCGAATATCTGGCCTACGACCTCGACCGCCATGTGCTGGTGGTGCTCACCGACATGACCAACTATGCCGAGGCGCTGCGCGAGGTGGCCACGGCCAAGGGCGACGTGCCGGCGCGCAAGGGCTATCCGGGCTATCTCTATTCGGATCTGGCCGAACTCTACGAGCGCTGCGGACGCATCCACGAGCGCCACGGCTCGATCACCATGATGCCGGTGGTGTCCATGCCCTCCGACGACATCACTCACCCGATCCCGGACCTGACCGGCTATATCACCGAGGGCCAGATCGTGCTCTCGCGCGAGCTGCACAACCAGGGCATCTATCCGCCAGTCAACATTTCACCGAGTCTGTCCCGATTGATGAAGGACGGCATCGGCAAGGACGACACCCGCGAGGACCATCCGCGCGTGGCCGCCCAGCTCTATGCGCTCTATGCGCGTGCCCAGGAGACGCGCAATCTGGCCTCGATCATCGGCGCCGACGAACTCTCCGAGCGCGACCGGCGCTATCTGACCTTCGCCGACGCCTTCGACCAGCGCTTCGTCGGCCAGGACGAGAACGAGGACCGCTCGATCGAGGCCACGCTCAATCTGGCCTGGGAGCTGATGAGCGCCTTCCCGCGCGACATGCTCACGCGCCTCAAGGAGACCGATCTGGCCAAGTACTACCGGGAGACGGACTGA
- a CDS encoding DUF4160 domain-containing protein — protein sequence MPILSIFFGIIVRMWHDDHPPPHIHVEYQGFEALVQIDTGRILKGKLPKKVASIISEWCETHQSELLENWNRAQRFETLERIQGADRD from the coding sequence ATGCCGATTTTGTCAATTTTCTTTGGAATTATTGTGCGCATGTGGCACGACGATCATCCGCCGCCGCACATTCATGTTGAGTATCAAGGGTTCGAGGCTTTAGTGCAAATCGATACAGGGCGGATTCTAAAAGGCAAGCTCCCGAAAAAGGTTGCATCGATCATCAGCGAATGGTGCGAAACCCACCAAAGTGAGCTGCTGGAAAATTGGAATCGTGCCCAGCGATTCGAGACGCTTGAACGTATCCAGGGGGCTGATCGTGATTAA
- a CDS encoding transglycosylase domain-containing protein encodes MAAQPFLKCVIYALALPHIIISRVAELLKLESLEAERHRCLEIIDNHQFSIPIVFLDALITAEDHRNPLHPGIDPIGMIRAVIVFLHKGQIQGASTIEQQFVRVATGKVERTLLRKFREQLLALSLSRRRSKAAIASAYLSVAFFGSKCIGINGINRTFGSDLAKVKPEQALAFVSQLKYPRPLAPSPAWQAKISRRVRALTYPKLRAANKRLKATPNRFSNSIADLSVGATRFGRP; translated from the coding sequence ATGGCAGCGCAGCCGTTTCTAAAGTGCGTAATCTATGCGCTAGCGCTGCCACACATAATTATTTCTAGGGTGGCGGAGTTACTTAAGCTGGAGTCATTGGAAGCAGAACGCCATCGCTGTCTAGAAATAATCGACAACCATCAATTCAGCATCCCCATAGTGTTCCTTGACGCCCTAATCACCGCAGAGGATCATCGGAACCCTCTGCATCCAGGCATCGATCCTATCGGCATGATTAGAGCGGTTATCGTATTCTTGCACAAGGGCCAGATCCAAGGAGCGAGCACCATTGAGCAACAGTTCGTTCGAGTGGCAACAGGCAAGGTTGAACGAACATTGTTGAGGAAATTTCGAGAGCAACTTCTTGCGTTGTCATTATCACGTCGTAGGAGCAAGGCGGCGATAGCATCTGCATACTTGTCCGTCGCGTTCTTCGGTTCTAAGTGCATCGGGATAAACGGGATCAACAGAACATTCGGCAGCGATCTCGCTAAGGTCAAGCCAGAACAAGCGCTTGCATTTGTGTCGCAGTTAAAGTATCCGCGCCCTCTGGCGCCCTCGCCAGCATGGCAAGCTAAAATTTCCCGTCGCGTCAGAGCCTTAACCTATCCTAAACTTCGCGCAGCTAACAAACGGCTCAAAGCGACCCCAAATCGCTTTTCGAACTCAATAGCTGATCTTAGCGTAGGCGCAACGCGGTTTGGGCGGCCTTAG